A genomic stretch from Ovis canadensis isolate MfBH-ARS-UI-01 breed Bighorn chromosome 5, ARS-UI_OviCan_v2, whole genome shotgun sequence includes:
- the MRPL54 gene encoding large ribosomal subunit protein mL54 isoform X1: MAARRLIGATRSWAGWRAWELPDPAGFVRLHVRDYAKRPAVFKGGKGGKGAAVGETLKDPEVCTDPVQLTTHAMGVNIYKEGQDVVLKPDSEYPEWLFQMNVGPPKKLEDLDPETREYWRLLRKHNIWRHNRLSKNQKF, encoded by the exons ATGGCGGCTAGACGCCTCATCGGTGCTACCCGGAGCTGGGCCGGCTGGCGGGCCTGGGAGCTTCCGGACCCCGCGGGTTTTGTAAGACTACATGTACGCGATTATGCCAAGAGACCGG CAGTTTTTAAGGGGGGCAAAGGCGGCAAAGGTGCTGCGGTGGGAGAGACCCTGAAGGACCCCGAGGTGTGTACAGACCCAGTCCAGCTCACCACGCACGCCATGGGTGTCAACATCTACAAGGAGGGCCAGGATGTGGTCCTGAAGCCGGATTCTGAGTACCCTGAGTG GCTGTTCCAGATGAACGTGGGCCCCCCCAAGAAGCTGGAGGACCTGGACCCGGAGACCCGGGAGTACTGGCGGCTGCTCCGGAAACACAACATCTGGCGCCACAACCGGCTGAGCAAGAACCAGAAGTTCTAG
- the MRPL54 gene encoding large ribosomal subunit protein mL54 isoform X2 has product MAARRLIGATRSWAGWRAWELPDPAGFVRLHVRDYAKRPVFKGGKGGKGAAVGETLKDPEVCTDPVQLTTHAMGVNIYKEGQDVVLKPDSEYPEWLFQMNVGPPKKLEDLDPETREYWRLLRKHNIWRHNRLSKNQKF; this is encoded by the exons ATGGCGGCTAGACGCCTCATCGGTGCTACCCGGAGCTGGGCCGGCTGGCGGGCCTGGGAGCTTCCGGACCCCGCGGGTTTTGTAAGACTACATGTACGCGATTATGCCAAGAGACCGG TTTTTAAGGGGGGCAAAGGCGGCAAAGGTGCTGCGGTGGGAGAGACCCTGAAGGACCCCGAGGTGTGTACAGACCCAGTCCAGCTCACCACGCACGCCATGGGTGTCAACATCTACAAGGAGGGCCAGGATGTGGTCCTGAAGCCGGATTCTGAGTACCCTGAGTG GCTGTTCCAGATGAACGTGGGCCCCCCCAAGAAGCTGGAGGACCTGGACCCGGAGACCCGGGAGTACTGGCGGCTGCTCCGGAAACACAACATCTGGCGCCACAACCGGCTGAGCAAGAACCAGAAGTTCTAG
- the APBA3 gene encoding amyloid-beta A4 precursor protein-binding family A member 3 isoform X3 has protein sequence MEFLTASQPPPGPPAMDLEEPRDTLLPSQDLTRDRQWDPTPGGSSSLSQMELDGLNIQDLVQQFETLPGDLVGLSPDGPPCPLHIATGHGLAPQDMADAHGLLSAEADREDLLNLLQQDEGPPSQKPPPDPAPRLLQPPEDPEEDTGLQEWTEGASAEQDEDRSSNSSPEPWLETSPLVTPEEPPASVQRPKTLASYPALQEVSGPCDHEDLLDGVIFGAKYLGSTQLVSERNPPPSTRMAQAQEAMDRVKAQLIAQAIGQAFAVAYSQFLRESGIDPSQVGTQQSQGAMGPGHLHNGDLDHFSNSENCREVFIEKRRGEGLGVALVESGWGSLLPTAVIANLLHGGPAERSGALSIGDRITAINGTSLVGLPLAACQAAVREVKSQTLVTLSIVHCPPVTTAIIRRPHVREQLGFCVEDGIICSLLRGGIAERGGVRVGHRIIEINGHSVVATPHARIIELLTEAHIEVHIKTMPAATYRLLTGQEQPVYL, from the exons ATGGAATTCCTGACAGCCTCCCAACCCCCTCCAGGACCTCCAGCCATGGACTTGGAAGAGCCCAGGGACACACTTTTGCCCTCTCAGGACCTCACCCGTGATCGCCAGTGGGACCCCACACCAGGAGGCTCCAGCAGCCTGAGTCAGATGGAACTTGATGGGCTAAATATTCAGGACCTGGTGCAACAGTTTGAAACTCTGCCGGGTGACCTGGTGGGCCTGTCCCCGGATGGACCCCCGTGCCCCCTGCACATTGCCACAGGCCACGGCCTGGCCCCGCAGGACATGGCTGACGCCCATGGGCTCTTGTCCGCTGAGGCTGATCGGGAAGACTTGCTGAATCTGTTGCAGCAAGATGAGGGCCCTCCTTCTCAGAAACCTCCTCCGGACCCTGCTCCTCGCCTGTTACAGCCCCCCGAGGACCCAGAGGAGGACACTGGCCTCCAGGAGTGGACGGAGGGAGCCTCCGCCGAGCAGGATGAGGACAGGAGCTCCAATAGCTCCCCAGAACCCTGGCTGGAGACCTCACCTCTGGTCACTCCTGAGGAGCCACCTGCCAGTGTCCAG AGACCCAAGACCCTGGCTTCCtaccctgccctccaggagg TATCTGGCCCCTGCGACCACGAAGACCTCCTAGACGGTGTCATATTTGGGGCCAAGTACCTGGGCTCCACCCAGCTGGTGTCCGAGCGGAACCCACCCCCCAGCACGCGCATGGCGCAGGCCCAGGAGGCTATGGACCGTGTGAAG GCCCAGCTCATCGCTCAGGCCATCGGCCAGGCCTTTGCCGTGGCTTACAGTCAGTTCCTGCGGGAAAGCGGGATTGACCCCAGCCAGGTGGGCACCCAGCAGAGCCAGGGGGCCATGGGTCCCGGCCACCTCCACAATGGGGACCTCGACCACTTCTCCAACAGCGAAAACTGCAGGGAG GTGTTCATCGAGAAACGCCGGGGTGAGGGTCTGGGCGTGGCCCTGGTGGAGTCGGGCTGGGGCTCCCTGCTGCCCACCGCTGTCATTGCCAACCTGCTGCATGGGGGCCCCGCTGAGCGCTCGGGGGCCCTCAGCATCGGCGACCGCATCACTGCCATCAACGGGACCAGCCTTGTGGGGCTGCCCCTGGCCGCCTGTCAGGCTGCCGTCCGG GAAGTGAAGTCGCAGACGCTGGTGACGCTCAGCATCGTCCACTGCCCTCCGGTTACTACGGCCATCATCCGCCGGCCGCACGTCCGTGAGCAGCTGGGCTTTTGCGTGGAGGACGGCATC atCTGCAGCCTCCTTCGGGGTGGCATCGCTGAGCGTGGGGGCGTCCGCGTGGGGCACCGCATCATTGAGATCAATGGGCACAGTGTGGTGGCCACACCCCACGCTCGCATCATCGAGCTGCTCACAGAGGCCCACATTGAG GTCCACATCAAGACGATGCCCGCCGCCACCTACCGCCTGCTCACAGGCCAGGAGCAGCCGGTGTACCTGTGA
- the APBA3 gene encoding amyloid-beta A4 precursor protein-binding family A member 3 isoform X1, producing MEFLTASQPPPGPPAMDLEEPRDTLLPSQDLTRDRQWDPTPGGSSSLSQMELDGLNIQDLVQQFETLPGDLVGLSPDGPPCPLHIATGHGLAPQDMADAHGLLSAEADREDLLNLLQQDEGPPSQKPPPDPAPRLLQPPEDPEEDTGLQEWTEGASAEQDEDRSSNSSPEPWLETSPLVTPEEPPASVQRPKTLASYPALQEVSGPCDHEDLLDGVIFGAKYLGSTQLVSERNPPPSTRMAQAQEAMDRVKAPDGETQPMTEVDLFVSTKRVKVLMTDSQEAMMDHALQTISYIADIGSTLVLMARRRLAQRPAAQPHSRRLYKMICHVFQSEDAQLIAQAIGQAFAVAYSQFLRESGIDPSQVGTQQSQGAMGPGHLHNGDLDHFSNSENCREVFIEKRRGEGLGVALVESGWGSLLPTAVIANLLHGGPAERSGALSIGDRITAINGTSLVGLPLAACQAAVREVKSQTLVTLSIVHCPPVTTAIIRRPHVREQLGFCVEDGIICSLLRGGIAERGGVRVGHRIIEINGHSVVATPHARIIELLTEAHIEVHIKTMPAATYRLLTGQEQPVYL from the exons ATGGAATTCCTGACAGCCTCCCAACCCCCTCCAGGACCTCCAGCCATGGACTTGGAAGAGCCCAGGGACACACTTTTGCCCTCTCAGGACCTCACCCGTGATCGCCAGTGGGACCCCACACCAGGAGGCTCCAGCAGCCTGAGTCAGATGGAACTTGATGGGCTAAATATTCAGGACCTGGTGCAACAGTTTGAAACTCTGCCGGGTGACCTGGTGGGCCTGTCCCCGGATGGACCCCCGTGCCCCCTGCACATTGCCACAGGCCACGGCCTGGCCCCGCAGGACATGGCTGACGCCCATGGGCTCTTGTCCGCTGAGGCTGATCGGGAAGACTTGCTGAATCTGTTGCAGCAAGATGAGGGCCCTCCTTCTCAGAAACCTCCTCCGGACCCTGCTCCTCGCCTGTTACAGCCCCCCGAGGACCCAGAGGAGGACACTGGCCTCCAGGAGTGGACGGAGGGAGCCTCCGCCGAGCAGGATGAGGACAGGAGCTCCAATAGCTCCCCAGAACCCTGGCTGGAGACCTCACCTCTGGTCACTCCTGAGGAGCCACCTGCCAGTGTCCAG AGACCCAAGACCCTGGCTTCCtaccctgccctccaggagg TATCTGGCCCCTGCGACCACGAAGACCTCCTAGACGGTGTCATATTTGGGGCCAAGTACCTGGGCTCCACCCAGCTGGTGTCCGAGCGGAACCCACCCCCCAGCACGCGCATGGCGCAGGCCCAGGAGGCTATGGACCGTGTGAAG GCCCCCGATGGGGAGACTCAGCCCATGACGGAGGTGGACCTGTTCGTCTCCACCAAGAGGGTCAAGGTCCTGATGACCGACTCCCAG GAAGCCATGATGGACCACGCCCTGCAGACCATCTCGTACATTGCTGACATCGGCAGCACACTGGTTCTCATGGCCCGGCGGCGCCTGGCCCAGAGGCCAGCAGCCCAGCCCCACAGCCGCCGCCTCTATAAGATGATCTGCCATGTTTTCCAGTCGGAGGAC GCCCAGCTCATCGCTCAGGCCATCGGCCAGGCCTTTGCCGTGGCTTACAGTCAGTTCCTGCGGGAAAGCGGGATTGACCCCAGCCAGGTGGGCACCCAGCAGAGCCAGGGGGCCATGGGTCCCGGCCACCTCCACAATGGGGACCTCGACCACTTCTCCAACAGCGAAAACTGCAGGGAG GTGTTCATCGAGAAACGCCGGGGTGAGGGTCTGGGCGTGGCCCTGGTGGAGTCGGGCTGGGGCTCCCTGCTGCCCACCGCTGTCATTGCCAACCTGCTGCATGGGGGCCCCGCTGAGCGCTCGGGGGCCCTCAGCATCGGCGACCGCATCACTGCCATCAACGGGACCAGCCTTGTGGGGCTGCCCCTGGCCGCCTGTCAGGCTGCCGTCCGG GAAGTGAAGTCGCAGACGCTGGTGACGCTCAGCATCGTCCACTGCCCTCCGGTTACTACGGCCATCATCCGCCGGCCGCACGTCCGTGAGCAGCTGGGCTTTTGCGTGGAGGACGGCATC atCTGCAGCCTCCTTCGGGGTGGCATCGCTGAGCGTGGGGGCGTCCGCGTGGGGCACCGCATCATTGAGATCAATGGGCACAGTGTGGTGGCCACACCCCACGCTCGCATCATCGAGCTGCTCACAGAGGCCCACATTGAG GTCCACATCAAGACGATGCCCGCCGCCACCTACCGCCTGCTCACAGGCCAGGAGCAGCCGGTGTACCTGTGA
- the APBA3 gene encoding amyloid-beta A4 precursor protein-binding family A member 3 isoform X2, protein MEFLTASQPPPGPPAMDLEEPRDTLLPSQDLTRDRQWDPTPGGSSSLSQMELDGLNIQDLVQQFETLPGDLVGLSPDGPPCPLHIATGHGLAPQDMADAHGLLSAEADREDLLNLLQQDEGPPSQKPPPDPAPRLLQPPEDPEEDTGLQEWTEGASAEQDEDRSSNSSPEPWLETSPLVTPEEPPASVQRPKTLASYPALQEVSGPCDHEDLLDGVIFGAKYLGSTQLVSERNPPPSTRMAQAQEAMDRVKAPDGETQPMTEVDLFVSTKRVKVLMTDSQAQLIAQAIGQAFAVAYSQFLRESGIDPSQVGTQQSQGAMGPGHLHNGDLDHFSNSENCREVFIEKRRGEGLGVALVESGWGSLLPTAVIANLLHGGPAERSGALSIGDRITAINGTSLVGLPLAACQAAVREVKSQTLVTLSIVHCPPVTTAIIRRPHVREQLGFCVEDGIICSLLRGGIAERGGVRVGHRIIEINGHSVVATPHARIIELLTEAHIEVHIKTMPAATYRLLTGQEQPVYL, encoded by the exons ATGGAATTCCTGACAGCCTCCCAACCCCCTCCAGGACCTCCAGCCATGGACTTGGAAGAGCCCAGGGACACACTTTTGCCCTCTCAGGACCTCACCCGTGATCGCCAGTGGGACCCCACACCAGGAGGCTCCAGCAGCCTGAGTCAGATGGAACTTGATGGGCTAAATATTCAGGACCTGGTGCAACAGTTTGAAACTCTGCCGGGTGACCTGGTGGGCCTGTCCCCGGATGGACCCCCGTGCCCCCTGCACATTGCCACAGGCCACGGCCTGGCCCCGCAGGACATGGCTGACGCCCATGGGCTCTTGTCCGCTGAGGCTGATCGGGAAGACTTGCTGAATCTGTTGCAGCAAGATGAGGGCCCTCCTTCTCAGAAACCTCCTCCGGACCCTGCTCCTCGCCTGTTACAGCCCCCCGAGGACCCAGAGGAGGACACTGGCCTCCAGGAGTGGACGGAGGGAGCCTCCGCCGAGCAGGATGAGGACAGGAGCTCCAATAGCTCCCCAGAACCCTGGCTGGAGACCTCACCTCTGGTCACTCCTGAGGAGCCACCTGCCAGTGTCCAG AGACCCAAGACCCTGGCTTCCtaccctgccctccaggagg TATCTGGCCCCTGCGACCACGAAGACCTCCTAGACGGTGTCATATTTGGGGCCAAGTACCTGGGCTCCACCCAGCTGGTGTCCGAGCGGAACCCACCCCCCAGCACGCGCATGGCGCAGGCCCAGGAGGCTATGGACCGTGTGAAG GCCCCCGATGGGGAGACTCAGCCCATGACGGAGGTGGACCTGTTCGTCTCCACCAAGAGGGTCAAGGTCCTGATGACCGACTCCCAG GCCCAGCTCATCGCTCAGGCCATCGGCCAGGCCTTTGCCGTGGCTTACAGTCAGTTCCTGCGGGAAAGCGGGATTGACCCCAGCCAGGTGGGCACCCAGCAGAGCCAGGGGGCCATGGGTCCCGGCCACCTCCACAATGGGGACCTCGACCACTTCTCCAACAGCGAAAACTGCAGGGAG GTGTTCATCGAGAAACGCCGGGGTGAGGGTCTGGGCGTGGCCCTGGTGGAGTCGGGCTGGGGCTCCCTGCTGCCCACCGCTGTCATTGCCAACCTGCTGCATGGGGGCCCCGCTGAGCGCTCGGGGGCCCTCAGCATCGGCGACCGCATCACTGCCATCAACGGGACCAGCCTTGTGGGGCTGCCCCTGGCCGCCTGTCAGGCTGCCGTCCGG GAAGTGAAGTCGCAGACGCTGGTGACGCTCAGCATCGTCCACTGCCCTCCGGTTACTACGGCCATCATCCGCCGGCCGCACGTCCGTGAGCAGCTGGGCTTTTGCGTGGAGGACGGCATC atCTGCAGCCTCCTTCGGGGTGGCATCGCTGAGCGTGGGGGCGTCCGCGTGGGGCACCGCATCATTGAGATCAATGGGCACAGTGTGGTGGCCACACCCCACGCTCGCATCATCGAGCTGCTCACAGAGGCCCACATTGAG GTCCACATCAAGACGATGCCCGCCGCCACCTACCGCCTGCTCACAGGCCAGGAGCAGCCGGTGTACCTGTGA